Proteins encoded within one genomic window of Bradyrhizobium sp. AZCC 1719:
- the parE gene encoding DNA topoisomerase IV subunit B, translating to MSKSLKSATKSKPASDLFGAESKSRAAPKAASRGTSAEAGYTAADIEVLEGLEPVRRRPGMYIGGTDEKALHHLFAEVIDNAMDEALAGHASFIEVELSADGFLTVTDNGRGIPVDPHPKFPKKSALEVIMCTLHSGGKFDSKVYETSGGLHGVGVSVVNALSSRLEVEVARSQKLYRMSFERGHPKGKLEDLGKINNRRGTRIRFKPDADIFGAKAAFKPQRLFKMTRSKAYLFGGVEIRWRCDPALLKGIEDVPAEDSFHFPGGLKDYLGAAIHADTLVHPDIFSGKSGRNGAHGACEWAVAWTADADGFLSSYCNTVPTPDGGTHESGLRSAMLRGLKDHAERIGQGKRAAPVTSEDVMVGAAVMLSVFVREPEFQGQTKDRLATAEAQKIVEQAIKDPFDHWLSGNPLQANKLLDFVVERADERLRRRAEKEISRKTAVKKLRLPGKLSDCTNSAQEGSELFIVEGDSAGGSAKQARDRKTQAVLPLRGKILNVASAGKDKLTQNAQLSDLMQAIGCGTGAHYREEDLRYSRIIIMTDADVDGAHIASLLITFFYRQTPRLIDEGHLYLAVPPLYKLTHGSKSVYARDDAHKEALLKSEFNANAKVEVNRFKGLGEMMPAQLKETTMDPAKRTMLRVVLLADDREGTADSVERLMGTKAEARFAFISDKAEFASDELLDV from the coding sequence ATGTCCAAGTCATTGAAATCAGCTACAAAATCAAAACCCGCCAGCGACCTCTTTGGGGCAGAGTCGAAGAGTCGCGCGGCGCCCAAGGCCGCGTCGCGCGGAACGAGCGCCGAGGCTGGCTATACCGCGGCCGACATCGAGGTGCTGGAAGGATTGGAACCGGTGCGCCGCCGCCCCGGCATGTACATCGGCGGCACGGACGAAAAGGCGCTGCACCACCTGTTCGCCGAAGTCATCGACAACGCCATGGACGAAGCGCTCGCAGGGCATGCCTCTTTCATCGAGGTGGAACTGAGCGCCGATGGCTTTCTCACCGTCACCGATAATGGCCGCGGCATCCCGGTCGATCCGCATCCGAAGTTTCCGAAGAAGTCCGCGCTCGAAGTCATCATGTGCACGCTGCATTCCGGCGGCAAGTTCGACTCCAAGGTCTACGAGACCTCGGGCGGCCTGCACGGCGTCGGCGTCTCCGTGGTCAACGCCCTCTCCTCGCGGCTCGAGGTCGAAGTCGCGCGCAGCCAAAAGCTCTACCGGATGAGTTTTGAGCGCGGCCACCCCAAGGGCAAGCTCGAGGACCTCGGCAAGATCAACAACCGCCGCGGCACCCGCATCCGCTTCAAGCCGGACGCCGACATCTTCGGCGCCAAGGCGGCCTTCAAGCCGCAGCGCCTGTTCAAGATGACGCGCTCGAAAGCCTACCTGTTCGGCGGCGTCGAAATCCGCTGGCGCTGCGATCCCGCACTGCTGAAGGGCATCGAGGATGTGCCGGCCGAGGACAGTTTCCACTTCCCGGGCGGCCTGAAGGATTATCTCGGCGCCGCGATTCACGCCGACACGCTGGTGCACCCGGATATCTTCTCCGGCAAGTCGGGGCGGAACGGCGCCCATGGCGCCTGCGAATGGGCAGTCGCCTGGACGGCCGATGCCGACGGCTTCCTCTCCTCCTACTGCAACACCGTGCCGACGCCGGATGGCGGCACCCACGAATCCGGCCTGCGCAGCGCAATGCTGCGCGGCCTGAAAGACCACGCCGAGCGTATCGGCCAGGGCAAGCGCGCCGCGCCCGTCACGTCGGAAGACGTCATGGTGGGGGCTGCGGTGATGCTGTCCGTGTTCGTGCGCGAGCCGGAATTCCAGGGCCAGACCAAGGATCGTCTCGCCACCGCAGAGGCCCAGAAGATCGTCGAGCAGGCGATCAAGGATCCGTTCGACCACTGGCTGTCGGGCAATCCGCTGCAGGCCAACAAGCTCCTCGATTTCGTCGTCGAGCGCGCCGACGAGCGGCTGCGCCGCCGTGCCGAGAAGGAGATCTCGCGCAAGACGGCCGTGAAGAAGCTGCGCCTGCCCGGCAAGCTTTCCGACTGCACCAACAGCGCTCAGGAAGGCTCGGAACTCTTCATCGTCGAGGGTGACTCGGCCGGCGGCAGCGCCAAACAGGCGCGCGACCGCAAGACCCAGGCCGTGCTCCCCCTGCGCGGAAAAATCCTCAACGTCGCTTCCGCCGGCAAGGACAAGCTGACGCAGAACGCGCAGCTCTCCGATCTCATGCAGGCGATCGGCTGCGGCACCGGCGCGCATTATCGCGAAGAGGATCTGCGCTATTCGCGCATCATCATCATGACGGACGCCGACGTCGACGGCGCGCATATCGCGTCATTGCTGATCACGTTCTTCTATCGCCAGACGCCGCGTCTGATCGACGAAGGCCATCTCTATCTGGCGGTGCCGCCGCTCTATAAGCTGACCCACGGTAGCAAGTCGGTCTATGCCCGCGACGATGCACATAAGGAAGCGCTGCTGAAGAGCGAGTTCAACGCCAACGCCAAGGTCGAGGTGAACCGCTTCAAAGGCCTCGGCGAGATGATGCCGGCCCAGCTCAAGGAAACCACCATGGACCCGGCCAAGCGCACGATGCTCCGCGTGGTGCTGCTGGCCGACGACCGCGAAGGCACGGCTGATTCCGTCGAGCGGCTGATGGGAACCAAGGCCGAGGCCAGATTCGCCTTCATCTCCGACAAGGCGGAGTTCGCCAGCGACGAGCTGCTGGACGTCTGA
- a CDS encoding FAD-dependent oxidoreductase, whose product MKVRCCIVGGGPAGMMLGYLLGRAGIDVVVLEKHADFFRDFRGDTVHPSTLQVMDELGLIDGFLKLPHQRLQKMQGMFGGETVRLADLSRLDVKYPFIAFMPQWDFLNFLRESGKRFASLKVMMSTEAIDLVRDGERVTGVKAKTPDGIIDIEADLTIACDGRHSLVRERAGLEVEEIGAPMDVLWFRAGKRENENESLFARVDPGKMMVTFDRGDYWQCAFVIPKGQYDAVKASGLPALLDDIARMAPVLKPGLAEVKSWDDVKLLTVAVNRLKRWTRPGLLCIGDAAHAMSPIGGVGVNLAVQDAVATANLLASKLVSGCPSEDELDAVRRRREFPVKMTQRMQVVVQNNIVNAALKPGNQPLKVPFVMRLVTAVPWLQGITARFVGVGVQPEHVQSPVRG is encoded by the coding sequence ATGAAAGTACGTTGCTGCATCGTCGGCGGCGGGCCGGCCGGAATGATGCTCGGGTATCTGCTGGGCCGCGCCGGCATCGATGTCGTGGTGCTGGAGAAGCACGCCGACTTCTTTCGCGATTTTCGCGGCGACACCGTGCATCCCTCGACGCTGCAGGTGATGGACGAACTCGGGCTGATCGACGGCTTCCTGAAACTGCCGCACCAGCGCTTGCAGAAGATGCAAGGCATGTTCGGCGGGGAAACGGTGCGGCTCGCCGACCTGAGCAGGCTTGACGTCAAATATCCCTTCATCGCCTTCATGCCGCAGTGGGATTTTCTCAATTTCCTGCGCGAAAGCGGCAAGCGGTTCGCATCGCTCAAGGTGATGATGTCGACGGAAGCAATCGATCTCGTTCGCGACGGCGAGCGCGTCACGGGCGTGAAGGCGAAGACGCCGGATGGCATCATCGATATCGAGGCCGACTTGACCATTGCTTGCGACGGACGCCATTCGCTGGTGCGCGAACGCGCCGGCCTTGAGGTCGAGGAAATCGGCGCGCCGATGGATGTCTTGTGGTTTCGCGCCGGCAAGCGAGAGAACGAAAACGAGAGCCTGTTTGCCCGGGTCGATCCCGGCAAGATGATGGTGACCTTCGACCGCGGCGACTATTGGCAATGCGCGTTCGTCATTCCCAAAGGACAATACGACGCGGTCAAGGCGAGCGGACTGCCCGCGCTGCTCGACGACATCGCGCGCATGGCGCCGGTCCTGAAACCGGGACTTGCCGAGGTGAAGAGCTGGGACGACGTCAAGCTGTTGACGGTTGCGGTCAACCGGCTGAAGCGCTGGACGCGGCCGGGGCTATTGTGCATCGGCGACGCCGCGCATGCGATGTCGCCGATCGGCGGCGTCGGCGTCAACCTCGCGGTTCAGGATGCCGTGGCGACGGCGAATCTGCTGGCGTCGAAGCTGGTAAGCGGCTGCCCGTCCGAAGACGAACTCGACGCGGTGCGCCGGCGCCGCGAATTCCCGGTAAAGATGACGCAGCGGATGCAGGTCGTCGTGCAGAACAACATCGTGAATGCGGCGCTGAAGCCGGGCAACCAGCCCCTGAAGGTCCCGTTTGTCATGCGGCTGGTCACCGCGGTGCCCTGGTTGCAAGGCATCACGGCGCGGTTTGTAGGCGTGGGCGTGCAGCCCGAGCATGTGCAGTCGCCGGTCCGCGGCTGA
- a CDS encoding outer membrane protein, translating into MKKIALAAAALAIGTVNASAADLAARPYTKAPAPIAAVYNWTGFYIGAQAGYAWGDNSTREFITATGLPTAFNRGFNTDGFVGGGHIGYNWQVGQFVFGLEGDLEGADINGGYRLANLNGTDFRLDAQASIRGRLGVAFNNSLLYVTGGAAWADMEHTYVFANTLFETHSTTRTGWTVGAGWEYGFTPNWSARLEYRYTDFGTFRNASVFSFPGFSYEHDPVFHTVRGGISYRFGGPVVARY; encoded by the coding sequence ATGAAGAAGATTGCCCTCGCCGCCGCCGCCCTGGCCATCGGCACCGTAAACGCATCCGCCGCCGATCTGGCCGCTCGGCCCTACACCAAGGCGCCCGCGCCGATCGCCGCCGTCTATAACTGGACCGGCTTCTACATCGGCGCACAGGCCGGTTACGCCTGGGGTGACAACAGCACCCGTGAGTTCATCACCGCTACGGGCCTGCCCACCGCCTTCAATCGGGGCTTCAACACTGATGGCTTCGTTGGCGGTGGTCACATCGGCTACAACTGGCAGGTCGGTCAGTTCGTCTTCGGTCTCGAAGGCGACCTTGAAGGCGCCGACATCAACGGCGGTTATCGCTTGGCGAATCTCAACGGCACGGACTTTCGGCTGGATGCTCAGGCCTCTATCCGTGGCCGTCTCGGTGTGGCCTTCAACAACTCGCTGCTCTACGTGACCGGCGGTGCGGCCTGGGCGGATATGGAGCACACTTACGTCTTCGCGAACACCCTCTTTGAAACCCACTCCACCACCCGCACCGGCTGGACCGTGGGCGCAGGCTGGGAATACGGCTTCACGCCGAACTGGTCGGCCCGTCTTGAGTATCGCTACACCGATTTCGGCACTTTCCGGAACGCCTCTGTCTTCTCGTTCCCCGGATTCTCGTATGAACACGATCCGGTGTTTCACACGGTGCGTGGCGGTATCAGCTATCGCTTCGGCGGCCCGGTCGTCGCCAGGTACTGA
- a CDS encoding outer membrane protein, whose product MKKVLLALTAVAAMTGSAVAADLGARPYAKAPAPVAPVYNWTGFYIFGGAGGGLWAADTTTQVTATGACILCTNQRQGGSGWYGTVGAGYDWQVNPTWVVGVFGDGQFGSIKGTIQDQGPFWAGDIKMESAWAAGVRVGLLVAPNVLSYVNAGYSGSDWSGTTLVSTFNGAPVGTHTDGFTRHGWFVGGGVENNLNIFGISAPGWFMKTEYRSAFYDRKAINELVDGTNAFVGRDITFKPWVQTISTSLVYRFNWSGAPVSARY is encoded by the coding sequence ATGAAAAAGGTACTGCTCGCTCTGACCGCGGTGGCGGCAATGACTGGATCGGCCGTTGCGGCTGACCTCGGGGCCCGTCCCTATGCCAAGGCTCCTGCGCCGGTCGCCCCCGTTTATAACTGGACCGGCTTCTACATTTTCGGCGGCGCCGGCGGCGGACTGTGGGCTGCTGACACGACCACCCAGGTTACCGCGACCGGCGCTTGCATCCTCTGCACCAATCAGCGCCAGGGTGGCTCGGGCTGGTACGGGACGGTCGGTGCCGGCTACGACTGGCAAGTCAATCCCACATGGGTTGTCGGCGTATTCGGTGACGGCCAGTTTGGCAGCATCAAGGGCACCATCCAGGATCAGGGTCCGTTCTGGGCCGGCGACATCAAGATGGAGAGCGCCTGGGCTGCGGGCGTCCGGGTCGGCCTGCTCGTTGCTCCGAACGTTCTCTCCTACGTGAACGCCGGCTATTCCGGCTCCGATTGGTCCGGCACCACCCTTGTCTCCACCTTCAACGGAGCTCCGGTCGGCACTCACACTGACGGCTTCACACGTCATGGCTGGTTTGTCGGCGGTGGTGTCGAAAACAATCTGAACATCTTTGGCATCAGCGCTCCCGGCTGGTTCATGAAGACCGAATACCGTTCGGCTTTCTATGACCGGAAGGCGATCAATGAACTGGTCGACGGGACCAATGCGTTTGTTGGTCGCGACATCACCTTCAAGCCCTGGGTTCAGACCATCAGCACCTCGCTGGTTTACCGCTTCAACTGGAGCGGCGCTCCGGTCTCCGCCAGGTACTGA
- a CDS encoding SDR family NAD(P)-dependent oxidoreductase, producing MTTKLFDLSGKVAIVTGGNGGIGLGMARGLAEAGAAIAVVGRNEAKSADAVAELTKGGARAIAVAADVTDKAAVAAMTERVVRDLGRIDILVNNAGINIRKPPHALDITEWNSVIQTNLTSAFLCSQAVYPAMKAAGGGKIINIGSMMSIFGASFTPAYAASKGGIVQFTRSCACAWAADNIQANAVLPGWIDTDLTKRARQEIGGLHDRVLARTPAARWGGIDDFAGIAVFLASPASDFVTGTAIPVDGGYSVMG from the coding sequence ATGACCACAAAACTCTTCGACCTCTCCGGCAAGGTAGCCATTGTTACCGGCGGCAATGGCGGCATCGGGCTCGGCATGGCCCGGGGCCTCGCAGAGGCCGGCGCGGCGATTGCCGTGGTGGGCCGCAACGAAGCGAAGTCGGCCGACGCGGTCGCGGAATTGACGAAAGGCGGCGCCAGGGCGATTGCGGTTGCGGCTGATGTCACCGACAAGGCGGCAGTCGCTGCGATGACCGAGCGCGTCGTCCGCGATCTCGGCCGCATCGATATCCTCGTCAACAATGCCGGCATCAACATCCGCAAGCCGCCGCATGCGCTTGATATCACCGAATGGAACAGCGTGATCCAAACCAACCTCACCAGCGCCTTCCTGTGCTCGCAGGCGGTCTATCCGGCGATGAAAGCGGCCGGCGGCGGCAAGATCATCAATATCGGCTCGATGATGTCGATCTTCGGCGCCAGCTTCACGCCGGCCTATGCCGCGAGCAAGGGCGGCATCGTGCAGTTCACCCGCTCCTGCGCCTGCGCCTGGGCAGCCGACAACATCCAGGCCAACGCCGTGCTGCCGGGCTGGATCGACACCGACCTCACCAAGCGCGCCCGCCAGGAGATCGGCGGCCTGCACGACCGCGTGCTGGCGCGCACCCCCGCGGCGCGCTGGGGCGGGATAGACGACTTTGCGGGAATCGCCGTCTTCCTTGCCTCGCCCGCCTCTGACTTCGTCACCGGCACGGCGATTCCCGTCGACGGCGGGTATTCCGTTATGGGGTAG
- a CDS encoding caspase family protein: MKGWLFKLLAVTSLATCVATFAAPAQAEKRVALVVGNNDYRNVPKLQKAVNDARTMGDTLKQLGFTVMVAENQNRQAFSQTLLAFDKAVDAGDTAFFFYAGHGFEIAGQNFLLPTDVPAATEGQEELVRDASILADRIIERMQNRKVRTAILVFDACRNNPFERAGTRAVAGGGGLAPMTQLPEGVFSIFSAGPRQTALDRLSNDDANPNSVFTRTFAKEITQPGVNLVQVAQRTRRAVSELAETVRHKQIPVYFDQMVDDVFLNGLAKAQPEAAKPAEPLQKLAALPPVQRLQPQNDSVNAPIAMFSRHNGGWTVVFSIADPTLGISWRIGDSGDFRETGFMDTLDPRTRKRMPNPSVELPADAPAAVIQVRYVDTNGELQGPFPIRFDPEAALIRDQRKILDMTATSWLSFREYNGLLVYYTHLMSYRCAIREVRLGIDSAVPDKVLKMPPCDTRDPIAIPRDAQPYLKLAPATRSVSVELTYRDGSVSEIKSFRR, translated from the coding sequence ATGAAGGGCTGGCTTTTCAAACTGCTTGCGGTGACAAGCCTTGCAACTTGCGTCGCGACCTTTGCCGCGCCTGCGCAGGCGGAAAAGCGTGTCGCGCTGGTGGTCGGCAACAACGACTACCGGAACGTGCCCAAGCTGCAGAAGGCGGTCAACGACGCCCGCACCATGGGCGATACGCTCAAGCAGCTCGGCTTCACGGTGATGGTGGCGGAAAACCAGAACCGGCAGGCATTCAGCCAGACGTTGCTGGCGTTCGACAAGGCGGTCGACGCCGGCGATACGGCGTTCTTCTTCTATGCCGGCCACGGTTTTGAAATCGCGGGCCAGAATTTCCTGCTGCCGACCGACGTGCCGGCGGCGACCGAAGGCCAGGAAGAACTCGTGCGCGATGCCTCGATCCTCGCCGACCGCATCATCGAGCGGATGCAGAACCGGAAGGTGCGCACCGCCATCCTGGTGTTCGATGCCTGCCGCAACAATCCGTTCGAGCGCGCCGGCACGCGTGCGGTTGCCGGCGGCGGCGGTCTCGCGCCGATGACGCAATTGCCGGAAGGCGTGTTCTCGATCTTCTCGGCCGGGCCGCGGCAGACCGCGCTCGACCGGCTTTCCAATGACGACGCCAATCCCAATTCGGTGTTCACGCGAACCTTCGCCAAGGAGATCACGCAGCCCGGCGTCAATCTCGTGCAGGTCGCGCAACGCACGCGGCGCGCGGTCAGCGAACTCGCAGAGACCGTCCGCCATAAGCAGATCCCGGTTTACTTCGACCAGATGGTCGACGACGTTTTCCTGAATGGTTTGGCGAAGGCCCAGCCTGAGGCGGCGAAGCCCGCCGAGCCGCTGCAAAAGCTTGCAGCTTTGCCTCCGGTACAGCGCCTGCAGCCGCAGAACGATTCCGTGAACGCGCCGATCGCGATGTTCTCGCGCCACAATGGCGGCTGGACCGTGGTGTTCTCGATCGCCGATCCGACGCTCGGTATTTCATGGCGGATCGGCGACAGCGGCGATTTCCGCGAGACCGGCTTCATGGATACGCTCGATCCGCGTACCCGCAAGCGGATGCCCAACCCGTCGGTCGAGCTGCCGGCCGATGCACCGGCGGCCGTCATCCAGGTGCGCTATGTCGACACCAATGGCGAGTTGCAGGGGCCGTTTCCGATCAGGTTCGATCCCGAAGCCGCACTGATCCGCGACCAGCGCAAGATCCTCGATATGACCGCGACGAGCTGGCTGTCGTTCCGCGAGTACAACGGGCTTCTGGTCTACTATACGCACCTGATGTCATACCGCTGCGCGATCCGCGAAGTGCGCCTCGGCATCGACAGTGCGGTGCCCGACAAGGTGCTGAAAATGCCACCTTGTGACACTCGTGATCCCATCGCCATTCCGCGCGACGCGCAGCCCTATTTGAAGCTCGCGCCGGCGACCAGATCGGTTTCGGTGGAATTGACCTATCGCGACGGCAGCGTCTCCGAGATCAAGAGTTTTAGGCGGTAG